The following coding sequences are from one Triplophysa dalaica isolate WHDGS20190420 chromosome 12, ASM1584641v1, whole genome shotgun sequence window:
- the cep72 gene encoding centrosomal protein of 72 kDa, which translates to MRAVALQFKTMAADGFSITEQWIRDRLNLQHICLADVRSLSLPGSYEGKICHVGSALKNFVRLKTLDLSHNALITVKGIEHLELLENLNLYYNRLESLQDVFSLHKLQNLRDLDLRLNPVVRRHPHYRLYFIHTITKLRKLDDCPVRDRERKAALLHFSSENNLDQIHKKQVLTQEANCRSSSELRIKAVERMMKTISLHEGNEETALNEVYKHQTLSPEISQGPRVHAQQGAQRVTFTSQVAERCDAVKTRCTVRGESVFTPHPSDTRSDHHEEEHESLKMRNQTENSPNPVLNPPRLTYRTQLHPPAASERKPRRGAYRKPMELLLGVMEEHWSGKKENHHEQTFLMNTVQILTMMENDVADGEQEIQTLKEMLKTLNSEAELQKEQRREEIETLKLQLQQAQESIESVNGQLKTLLEENVALQKQLIRSEEKLLTSRLKKRTDVKDRGESCESEDLNRRRAKEHQIRSQENYKSMIARNECLLQQLEEALMC; encoded by the exons ATGCGCGCTGTGGCTTTACAGTTCAAAACAATGGCGGCAGACGGTTTCAGCATAACAGAGCAGTGGATCAGAGACAGACTAAACCTACAGCACATATGTCTAG CGGATGTGCGATCATTGTCTCTTCCGGGATCTTATGAAGGGAAGATCTGTCATGTGGGATCAGCTCTGAAGAACTTTGTGCGTCTGAAAACACTGGATCTATCCCATAATGCCCTCATCACTGTGAAG GGGATTGAGCATCTGGAGTTGCTTGAGAATCTAAATCTGTATTACAACAGACTGGAGTCTCTACAGGACGTCTTTTCACTTCACAAACTGCAGAATCTGAGGGATTTGGATCTGAGATTGAATCCTGTGGTCAGGAGACACCCTCACTATCGCTTGTACTTCATTCACACTATCACAAAACTCCGCAAACTGG ATGATTGTCCAGTTCGAGATCGAGAAAGGAAGGCGGCTCTCTTGCATTTCTCATCAGAGAATAATCTGGACCAAATTCACAAGAAACAAGTTTTAACACAAGAAGCAAACTGCAG AAGCAGCAGCGAGCTCAGAATAAAAGCAGTGGAGCGGATGATGAAGACCATCTCGCTTCACGAGGGCAACGAAGAAACTGCTCTCAATGAAGTTTACAAACATCAAACTCTCTCCCCTGAAATCTCACAGG GGCCTCGTGTTCACGCTCAACAAGGCGCTCAAAGAGTGACTTTCACGAGTCAGGTCGCTGAAAGATGTGATGCGGTGAAGACTCGCTGTACAGTGAGAGGGGAGAGCGTCTTCACTCCTCACCCGTCCGACACACGCTCTGATCACCACG AGGAGGAACACGAAAGTCTTAAAATGCGAAACCAAACAGAAAACagtccaaatccagtgttaaacCCACCCAGATTAACCTACAGGACACAGCTGCATCCCCCAGCGGCATCAGAGAGAAAACCACGCAGG GGAGCGTACAGAAAACCCATGGAGCTTCTGCTCGGCGTGATGGAGGAGCACTGGTCCGGGAAGAAGGAGAATCACCACGAGCAGACGTTCCTCA TGAATACGGTTCAGATCCTCACCATGATGGAGAATGACGTTGCAGACGGAGAGCAGGAGATCCAGACTCTTAAAGAAATGCTCAAGACTTTAAACTCTGAGGCTGAACTACAGAAGGAACAACGTCGGGAAGAGATCGAAACATTGAAACTTCAGCTTCAACAGGCTCAAGAATCTATT GAGTCTGTGAATGGTCAACTGAAGACCCTGCTGGAGGAGAACGTGGCCTTACAGAAACAGCTCATCAGGAGCGAAGAGAAGCTTCTCACCTCACGACTAAAGAAACGGACGGACGTGAAGGACAGAG GTGAGTCGTGTGAATCTGAGGACCTCAACAGACGGAGAGCTAAGGAACATCAGATCCGGTCACAAGAAAACTACAA GTCTATGATTGCCAGAAATGAATGTTTGCTTCAACAGCTGGAAGAGGCTCTGATGTGCTGA